Below is a window of Synechococcus sp. RSCCF101 DNA.
CGCAGCCCTCCGGTTTCTGGAAGGCCATTCCCTCGACGAGATGATCGGGCTCGCCAACGACTCCCTGCCCGCCCGGACCCTGGCGCGCCAGCGCAGAGATGGCGAACCCCAGGCCTGAGCCCCGCCGGCAGCCGGCGGAGACGCCCTGCATCTACCTCGATGGAGCGGCCACCACCCCACCGCTGGCGGAGGTCCGCCAGGCGATGGCGGCGGTGGAGGTCAGCGCCTGGGGCAACCCCGCCAGCCTGCACCCGATCGGCCTGAAGGCCGCCGAGGTGCTGGAGCGCAGCCGCCTCACCGTGGCCGCGGCCCTCGGAGCCGGCGCCGATGAGGTGGTGTTCTGCTCCGGCGGCACTGAGGCGGCCCATCTGGCCATCCGCGGCGCCGCCCGATCGCTGGTGCCGGGCCGGATCGTGATCTCCGCCGTGGAGCATCCGGCCGTGCAGGCGGCTGCACGGGCCCTGGAGAGCGAGGGCTGGACCGTGGCGGTCTGGCCGGTGGACCGCAGCGGCCGCCTGCGCCTGGAGGCTCTCGAGGATCTGCTCGCACCGCCCACCCGGCTGGTGTCGGTGATCTGGGGCCAGAGCGAGGTGGGGACCCTGCAGCCGGTGGCGCGGATCGGCGAGGCCTGTCGCAACCGGGGCATCGTGATCCACAGCGACGCGGTCCAGGTGGCCGGACACCTGCCAATCGACTGGAGCAGCCTGCCCCTCGATCTGCTCACGATCTCGGGCCACAAGATCCGGGGCCCGAAGGGAATCGGGGTGCTGCTGCACCGGCTGGATCGCCCGCTGACCCCCTTGCTCGGTGGCGGGGGGCAGGAGGGAGGACTGCGTTCAGGCACCGTGCCGGTGGCCCTGGCCTGCGGGCTGGCGGTGGCCCTGGAGCAGGCCGCCAGCCGACTGACGGCCCACGGGGGGCATGATCCCATCGCCCTGACGCGCGACAGACTCCAGGACCGGCTGCTGGCTCTCGCCGGAGTCGTCCTGCTGGGAGACCCGGTGCATCGGCTGCCTCAGCACCTCTGCCTGGGCCTTCACGATGCGGCCGGCCGGCCACTGGACGGTCGGGCCGTGGTGCGGGCCCTGGGGCGGCGGGGGGTGGCCGCCAGCAGCGGCAGCGCCTGCCGCTCCGGCGGCAGCGGCGGCAGCCCGATCCTGCGGGCGATGGGCCTGGAGGACGGTGAGGCCGGATGCGGGCTGCGGCTGAGCCTCGGAGCCTGGCTGGACGAGCCCCTGCTGGATCCGGTGCCATCCCTGCTGCAGGCCGCGATGACGGAGGTGGCGGCGGCTGAACCGGTTTCAGCGCCTTAGGGTCCCGCCTCCGCCCCGAATCGCTCCGATGCCCCTCCCCGCCGACCTGCGCAGCGCCGAACGCGATGCTCAACAGGCCCTTCAGGCGGCCCTGGCGCAGCAGGAGAACGGGCGCTGGACGGCCGAGTTCCGCTTTGAGGGGCTCAAGCTGCTGCCCCTCGCCCTGCGCTGGCTGCAGACGCGGCTGGAGGAGCCCGATCCCGGCCTGCTGCTGCTGCCGGATGCCGGCGCCGCCGCCCTGGCCCGTCGCGATGCACCGGATCTGGCCACGCGCATCTCCACCCTGCGCGAGGAGCGGGAGCGTCAGAAGGGAGGGTCGCCCTGCAACGGCCTGCTGATCGCGGTGGGGCCGGATCCCTCCGACTACGAGCTGATGCAGGAGGTGTGCGAAGCCCACCCCGGGAGCGTGCTGATGCTCAACGGCCGGCTGGAGGATGCAGCGGTGGGGATCGGCAGCGTCGCGCGCGAGCGGCGCAAGGGTTTCATCAGCACCTGGTCCTCGGCCTACACCCTGCAGCCCCTGGCCGGCGGCGCGCTGCAGCACTGCCTTCCCGCCGACTGGGAGATCTACCGGCAGGATCCGGACGGCTACAGGCTGGTGGCCACCGCCCAGGAGCGCCCCGACTCCGAGGCCATCGGCACGGCGCTGGATCCCGGCGGCAGTGGCGGCCTGGCCGCCGGACTCAAGGCGGTGGACCGCTTTCTCGGGGCCCTGCAGAGCTGAGGGCCGGCCCCGTCCG
It encodes the following:
- a CDS encoding cysteine desulfurase family protein, coding for MANPRPEPRRQPAETPCIYLDGAATTPPLAEVRQAMAAVEVSAWGNPASLHPIGLKAAEVLERSRLTVAAALGAGADEVVFCSGGTEAAHLAIRGAARSLVPGRIVISAVEHPAVQAAARALESEGWTVAVWPVDRSGRLRLEALEDLLAPPTRLVSVIWGQSEVGTLQPVARIGEACRNRGIVIHSDAVQVAGHLPIDWSSLPLDLLTISGHKIRGPKGIGVLLHRLDRPLTPLLGGGGQEGGLRSGTVPVALACGLAVALEQAASRLTAHGGHDPIALTRDRLQDRLLALAGVVLLGDPVHRLPQHLCLGLHDAAGRPLDGRAVVRALGRRGVAASSGSACRSGGSGGSPILRAMGLEDGEAGCGLRLSLGAWLDEPLLDPVPSLLQAAMTEVAAAEPVSAP
- a CDS encoding DUF1995 family protein; its protein translation is MPLPADLRSAERDAQQALQAALAQQENGRWTAEFRFEGLKLLPLALRWLQTRLEEPDPGLLLLPDAGAAALARRDAPDLATRISTLREERERQKGGSPCNGLLIAVGPDPSDYELMQEVCEAHPGSVLMLNGRLEDAAVGIGSVARERRKGFISTWSSAYTLQPLAGGALQHCLPADWEIYRQDPDGYRLVATAQERPDSEAIGTALDPGGSGGLAAGLKAVDRFLGALQS